In one Brienomyrus brachyistius isolate T26 chromosome 7, BBRACH_0.4, whole genome shotgun sequence genomic region, the following are encoded:
- the pitpnb gene encoding phosphatidylinositol transfer protein beta isoform isoform X1 encodes MVLIKEYRVVLPCSVEEYQVGQLYSVAEASKNETGGGEGIEVLKNEPYENGEEKGQYTHKIYHLKSKVPGFVKMIAPEGALVFHEKAWNAYPYCRTIVTNEYMKDDFFVKIETWHKPDMGALENVHGLDPATWKTVEVVPIDIADREQVSSSDYKPEEDPALFHSLKTDRGPLGPNWKKELMKSPDSPHMCAYKLVTVKFKWWGLQNKVENFIHSQEKRIFTNFHRQLFCWIDGWVELTMEDIRRMEDQTQKELEELRGKGQVRGTSAADEQ; translated from the exons ATGGTGCTCATCAAGGAATA CCGTGTGGTGTTACCCTGTTCGGTGGAAGAG TACCAAGTGGGACAGCTGTACTCTGTAGCAGAGGCCAGCAAGAATGAGACCGGAGGTGGAGAGGGAATAGAGGTCCTGAAGAATGAGCCTTATGAGAATGGCGAAGAGAAGGGGCAGTACACACACAAGATCTACCATCTAAAGAG CAAAGTTCCTGGGTTTGTGAAGATGATCGCACCGGAGGGGGCCCTGGTGTTCCACGAGAAGGCATGGAATGCCTACCCATACTGCCGGACCA TTGTAACG AATGAGTACATGAAGGATGACTTCTTCGTTAAGATTGAGACATGGCATAAACCGGATATGGGCGCTCTAGAAAAC GTTCATGGTCTGGACCCAGCCACATGGAAGACGGTGGAGGTAGTGCCCATTGACATCGCAGACAGAGAGCAAGTGTCGTCAAGT GACTACAAACCAGAGGAGGACCCTGCCTTGTTTCACTCTCTGAAGACAGATCGGGGGCCTCTGGGCCCCAACTGGAAG AAGGAGCTGATGAAAAGCCCAGACTCCCCGCACATGTGTGCCTACAAACTGGTCACTGTCAAGTTCAAGTGGTGGGGCCTGCAAAACAAGGTGGAGAACTTCATCCACAGT CAAGAGAAGAGGATTTTCACCAACTTCCATCGGCAGCTGTTCTGTTGGATCGACGGATGGGTGGAGCTCACCATGGAGGACATCCGGCGGATGGAGGACCAGACAcagaaggagctggaggag CTTCGTGGAAAAGGTCAGGTTCGAGGCACCAGCGCTGCAGATGAACAATAA
- the pitpnb gene encoding phosphatidylinositol transfer protein beta isoform isoform X2, protein MVLIKEYRVVLPCSVEEYQVGQLYSVAEASKNETGGGEGIEVLKNEPYENGEEKGQYTHKIYHLKSKVPGFVKMIAPEGALVFHEKAWNAYPYCRTIVTNEYMKDDFFVKIETWHKPDMGALENVHGLDPATWKTVEVVPIDIADREQVSSSDYKPEEDPALFHSLKTDRGPLGPNWKKELMKSPDSPHMCAYKLVTVKFKWWGLQNKVENFIHSQEKRIFTNFHRQLFCWIDGWVELTMEDIRRMEDQTQKELEEMRQKGSVRGTKAAED, encoded by the exons ATGGTGCTCATCAAGGAATA CCGTGTGGTGTTACCCTGTTCGGTGGAAGAG TACCAAGTGGGACAGCTGTACTCTGTAGCAGAGGCCAGCAAGAATGAGACCGGAGGTGGAGAGGGAATAGAGGTCCTGAAGAATGAGCCTTATGAGAATGGCGAAGAGAAGGGGCAGTACACACACAAGATCTACCATCTAAAGAG CAAAGTTCCTGGGTTTGTGAAGATGATCGCACCGGAGGGGGCCCTGGTGTTCCACGAGAAGGCATGGAATGCCTACCCATACTGCCGGACCA TTGTAACG AATGAGTACATGAAGGATGACTTCTTCGTTAAGATTGAGACATGGCATAAACCGGATATGGGCGCTCTAGAAAAC GTTCATGGTCTGGACCCAGCCACATGGAAGACGGTGGAGGTAGTGCCCATTGACATCGCAGACAGAGAGCAAGTGTCGTCAAGT GACTACAAACCAGAGGAGGACCCTGCCTTGTTTCACTCTCTGAAGACAGATCGGGGGCCTCTGGGCCCCAACTGGAAG AAGGAGCTGATGAAAAGCCCAGACTCCCCGCACATGTGTGCCTACAAACTGGTCACTGTCAAGTTCAAGTGGTGGGGCCTGCAAAACAAGGTGGAGAACTTCATCCACAGT CAAGAGAAGAGGATTTTCACCAACTTCCATCGGCAGCTGTTCTGTTGGATCGACGGATGGGTGGAGCTCACCATGGAGGACATCCGGCGGATGGAGGACCAGACAcagaaggagctggaggag ATGCGACAAAAGGGCTCCGTTCGGGGCACAAAAGCTGCAGAAGACTAG